In the genome of Planctomyces sp. SH-PL62, the window GAGCAGACCGACGGCTTCGCCGTCCATGACGGCGTCCTCGCGAGCAAGCCAGGCCACGGTTGGCTGAGATCGGCCGAGTTGTACAAGAATTTCCAGCTCGACCTGGAATTCCGAATGCTCAAGGAGTCGTCCGAAGGGGGCGTCCTCTTCCGCGCCAGCGCGGAGACCGGCACGGCCGAGCCCCACTGGCCCATCAAGGGCTATCAGGCTCCCATCACCGACGGCGACGGCAGTCTCATGCTTTTCGGGCACGGCACCACCCCGCCTCGCTTCGAACGCAAGGCCGATGCGCTGAAGGCCGCCGTGAAGGGGCCGGGCGAATGGCAGAAGCTGACCGTCAAGGCGATCGGCCCGAGGGTCGAGATCAGCCTCGACGACGTGCTGATCACCGTGGCCGACGGCGTCGATTTCGACGCCGGGCATCTCGGGCTGTATGACAAGGCCGGGCTCTACGAGTGGAGGAACCTAATGATTCGGATCCACCCCGATTAAGTCCCGGCCCCGGGGCCGACTGGATCATCGGCCCCTTCTTGCCAGGTCAGGCCGAGTTCGGCGAGCCTCTCCTCGGTGAACGCCTCGAAGCGGCTCAGCAGAAAATCCCGGCCCCAATCCTCGTTCTCGATGGCGTCGAGCGGGGGGAGGAGGTCTCCCCCCGGCAAGGCCGCCAGGATGGCGTGAGCCTCGTCCACGCCCAGTTCGACGACCGGCTTCAACGCCATCGCGGGTCCCTCCAGGTCGCCCTGGATTGCGAGGAAACCGTGATGGGGGCCAGCCGCCAGACGCCCCGGCCGGTCTGAATCCAGCGATACCCGGGGGGCGTGGACCAGTCGAGCCCTTCCTCCGTCTCCCCCGCCCGTCGCCGTTCATCGGCCAGCACGCCGATCTCCTCGGCTCGTGCAGCCATGTAGATGAACACGGCCAGCGCGACCTGGAAGAAGGCGAGGTTCAGGAGGCTGTAGACGCCGAACCCCACCGCCAGCGCCCGGCCGACGCTCGCCGCGAACACGGTCGCGCGGCCTCGACCGAGCCAGCCGCCGAGCAGCGCGCGGAGCACCCGGCCGCCGTCCATCGGGAACGCCGGGATCAGGTTGAAGCCTGCCAGCACGAGATTCATCACCAGTAGATCGGCGAAGAACCGTCCCATCCCGAGCGAGGACATGACGCCGAGCGACAGATATAGCCCCGCGGCGATGGCGATGTTGACGGCCGGCCCCGCCAGGGCGATCAGCAACTCCGCCCCCGGAGCGCGGGGCATGCGAGTCAGCCGCGCGACGCCCCCGATCGGATAGATGGTGATGTCGGCCGTGCCGATCCCGAACCGCCGGGCCGTCAAGGCGTGGCCGAATTCATGGAGCAGCACACAGCCGAACATGGCGAGCAGCAACGGCAGGTGCGTCGCGGCGGCCGGGAGAAACAGGATCAAAAAGAAGGTCGAATGCAGGAATACGTCGATCCCCGCGATTCGACCCAGTTTCCAGGACATGTTCATCGGCGACCGGTTTCCTTATTTATCGAACAGCCGGGACTCGGCGTCCTCTTCGATGGGTATACCCATCATTCGACGCCGACTCCCCGAAAGTTCGCCGGAAACGGGGCTCAGCCGTACAGCGGCCCGAAGTTCGCGCAGGCGCGGTAATCGGCCGCCTGGGGTTCGAGGGCCCCGAACAGGCTCCAGGCGCTCGGCCGGAACAGCTTGTGGGCCGGCACGTTGTGCATCGCCACGGGGATCCGCAGCATCGCGGCCAGGGTGATCAGGTCGGCCCCGATGTGGCCGTAGCTGATCGCGCCGTGATTCGCGCTCCAGTTCGCCATCACGCTGTAGACGTCCGCGAAGGGTCCCTCGCCGGTCGTGTTGGGCACGAACCAGGTCGTCGGCCAGGTGGGGTCGGTCCGCTGATTGAGGGTCTTGTGGACGTTGGGAGGGAGTTCCACCGAGTAGCCCTCGGCGATCTGGAGGACCGGGCCGAGCCCCTTCACCAGGCTGAGCCGATTCATGGTCATCGGCATGCCGCCTCGCGTGAGGAAGCACGACGAGTAGCCGCCGCCCCGGAAGTACTCGGTGACGGCCGGCGGCCAGGTGGTCGCCTTGAGGCAGCGGTCGGCCTCCTCGGCGCTGATCTCCCAGAAGGGCTTCATCGCCGGCTTGCCGTCGCGAGTCTGCTCGCCCGTCCCGTCCAGCGTGGCGGCGCCCGAATTCGAGAGGTGGATGAACCCGCCCGCCGCCGGCCCTTCGAGCTTCGTCCCCGTGACGCGGTGGACGGCCTCGGGACTCCAGTAGGTCCGCACGTCCGCGAAGATCTGCGCGGTGTTGGTCAGCAGGTATCCCAGCAGCATCCCGACACCGTTGAGGCAGTCGTTCTCGGTGGCGACCATGTACGGCATGCGGACGCCGTTCCAGTCGAACGACGAGGTCAAGATCGCTTCCGAGAAGTCGCCGTTGGGAGCGTGGTCCGTCCAGGCGCGCTGGCCCTGGAAGCCGGCCGCGATCGCGTTGCGGCCCAGCGCCTCCTCGCCGAAGCCCATCTCGTCGAGCCTGGGATTTCCGATCATCAGGTCGCGCAGGATCAGCGTCATCTTGACGACGGTCTTCCAGTCCTCGGCCTGGGCCTCGGGGCTCTTCCGGGAAGCCGGCGGGTTGCGGTCGTCCCCCTGCTTGCAATTGGTTTTCACCCAGGACAGGGCGCGTTCGAACTCGTCGGCGTCGTAGATCTCCTCCTCGATCCGACGGGTCAGCTCGCTCATGTCGACGCACTCGACGCGCATGCCGAAGTGCTGTTCGAACAAAGGCTGATCGACGATGGAGCCGGAGATGCCCATCGAGACGCCGCCGACGGAGAGGTAGGACTTGCCTCGCATGGTGGCGACGGCCAGCCCCGCGCGGGCGAAGCCGAGGAGCTTCTCCTGGACGTCCCTGGGGATCGAGGTGTCGCCGGCGTCCTGAACGTCGCGGCCATAGATGCCGAACGCGGGGAGCCCTTTCTGGTTGTGCGCCGCGAGGACCGCCGCCAGATAGACCGCGCCTGGACGCTCGGTGCCGTTGAAGCCCCAGACGGCCTTGGGGATCAGCGGGTCCATGTCCATCGTCTCGCTGCCGTAGCACCAGCAGGGGGTGACGGTCAGCGACACGCCGACGCCCTCGCGGGCGAACTTGTCCGCGCAGGCGGCGGCCTCGGCCACGCCGCCGATGCAGGAATCGGCGATCACGCACTGGACCGGCTCGCCGGTCGGGTGCCGAAGCTGCGACGACAGGAACTCCGCGGCGGCGCGGGCCATCGCCATGACCTGCCCTTCCAGCGACTCCCGCACTCCGCGACGACGGCCGTCGATCGCCGGACGGATGCCGATCTTCGGGAGACGACCGATCCAGGGGCTCTTCACGCTCGAACTCATGGCCCGATTCCTCTTCGCACTCGGACTGGCGCGCGGAGCCGCGGCGGGCGCGCCGCGACCGATCCCTCGCGCGATCTCCTCCGTTGTACTGCCCCTGAAGCGGCGACGGAATGGCGCGGTGAGGTGGACGCCCGGAAACCCCCGCAGGCTGCGCGGGGGCCGGGCGAAGCCGAACCTCGGCGTCGAGGCGGCCCAATCAGCGTTCGAGGATCCCCGGCCGCGGCAGGCCGTAGCCCTTCACGGAGACTTCGATCTGCGGCCAATCCTGGGCGGCCGTGACGACCTCGAACCCTCGGGAATCGACCACGATCGTGTCTTCCGATCGGGCCGAACCGACGCTGGGACTCCAGCAGACGGCCATGTCCGGCTCCAGCGTCATCGAGCCGTCGGGCGTGAGCAGGGCCTCTCGGGGGGAATACCCGATCAGGGCGCCCTGATAATCCAGGGTCCATTCATGGGGGGCGTCGAACTTCTCGTAAATCCGCCGCGCCCGCCGAAAGACCTCGGCTGTCGGCTCGCCGGGGCGGGAGAAGTAGATGCACGTCGCGTCGACCATCGCGGCGAGCGTGTGGCTGGCGCGGAATTCGTCCTCGGGCGGCCCGAAGGAGACCGTCCGCGTCACCGAGGCGCAGAGGCCGTGCCGCCGGCCGGTGACCGCGATCGTCGCCTTCTTCAAGATCGGCGAGGCCTTGAAGATCGGCTGGCGATATCGGGCCAGCCGGTCGTCGCTGGCGACCCGCAGGTCCACCGGCGCGACCCCTTCGCGGATCAGTCGATGGGCCAGGTGTCCGGCGACGTCCGCCTCGCGTTCCCCCCGGTCGAAGTTGCGGCAGGTCGCCTCGACCGCCAGGGCCAGCGTACGCCCCAACTCGCGAAGTCGCTGCCGCTCCAGCGGCGTCAAACGTCGCCGCAGGTCGAGCAAGGGGTCTAGCGCCCGGCGCCAGGGGGAAGCCCCCTCCGACCTCAGATCGCTGGCGATCCGCTTGTTCCGGGAGAGTTCGGCCACGACCCGCATGGGGTCGTCGAACCAGGCTCGTTCCTTCAACTGGAAGCCCAGCCCCGCCAGTTCTTCCTCGAACACGCGGCTGCTCTGCACGTTGTCCGCGATCACCGCCCGGCAGTTCCGGTTGATGAAAAGCAGGATCGAGCTGTTCTCGGAGCAGTACCCCTGCCCCAGGTCCCCCCCGGACGTGAACCAGGCGACCGACGCGGCGCTCCCCAGGATCACGGCGTCCTGGTCCGTGCGGTCGAGAAACTCGCGGATGCGCTGGTGCTTGGCCTCGACGTCGTCGCGACGGCGTTTGCGTTCCGCGTCCTCGTGATCGCCGGCGGGATCCGGCACATCCGGCAGGGAGTCCTCGGCGGGACGGTCGGCCGCCGTTTCACGCACCCGGTCGTAGGCCTCGGCGTTCGAGACATGCCCGCCCAGCAGACCGATCGGACCGCCGACGTAGAGCTCGGTCGACACGGCGTCATCCCCCCCGGTCTAAACAACCCCCGACCGTCCCCGAAGGATACGGGCGGCTGGCAAGAGATCCGAGTGATCGTGAATTCTTAATGACTTCGGGAATGGTGTTTCCTATCGTTCCACCGCAACTCGCCGAATGCAAGAACGAACAACCTAAAATCCGAAATCTCCCCCGGCCCGTCTCGATCGCTTCGATCAGGACTTCTTCTGATCTGATCCGCGCCATACCTCATCCAGGAAATCGAGTACCAGGGGGGCGAGGTCTCGGGGCGGCGGCGAGTTCACCTTCAACTCGAATCCATGACGCGCCCCGGGTAGCTCGACGAGTCTTGAGATCGCACCGGACCTGAGGAGTGCTTCGTGAAGACGCCTTGCCTGATCGATCGGAACCCAGGCGTCGTCCTCTCCATGAATCAAGAGCATCGCGGGACCACCGGGCTCGACGTGATCCAGGGGGGAGGCCTCGCGAGCGAGCCTCCGAGCCTGCGCCGGGTCCGCTCCGAGAAAAACCTGCGACGGCTCGTGCGATTGCCGCCGCCCGGCCGCGAGTTCAAGCAATGACGACGGTGAGGAGACGCAGACCGCCGCAAGGATCCGTGAATCCTCCTGGGCCGCGCGTGCGGCGAGGAGTCCGCCGGACGAGGTGCCGAAGGTCGCGATCCTGGATGGATCGAGGCGGTACGCGGAAGCATGGCGGATCAGCCACTCCACCGCCTGTTCAACGTCGTCCAGGGCCCCCTTCCAGCTAGGCGCGCCAGGGCGGGCGAGCCGATAATCGACGATCGCGACCGCCAGCCCCGACCGCGCCAGCGATGCGAACTGGGGGCCGTACTGGCGCCTCGCCCCCCCCGTCCACCCGCCCCCGTGGATCGCCACCAGGATCGGACGGAGGGGAGCCGACGGGTCCGCCTCGGGCAAGAGCAGATCCAGCTTCAAGGAGGTCCCGCCGGAGGAGCCGTAGTCGATCTCGCGGACGACGGACACGCCCGGCAGGGACCGCCCGGACGGCCTCGCCGGGAACGCTCCCCACGCTGCCGCCGTGCCGATCGCCACGACCAGCCAGCCGACCGTCAGAATGTTCCTCGTTCCTCGCGGCAAGGATTCGCCCCCCCCAATCCCCAAGGTTCTCTCCTCTCACCATACTACGGAGTCGGATTGATGGCGGAGCCCAAACCGAGCCTCCCCCTGCTCCAGCGTCGCGAGATCGAGGCCGAAATCGTCGGCCCACTTGTCCGCGCCTTCTCCGACGCCTTTGGACGCGAGGCGACCCTCGACGTCCTGCGAGGGGTGATCGTCGAACTGGCACGCCGAGGCGGCGACGACCTGGCGAGGACGATCGGGGAACGCTCGCTGGAGGCGTTCGCGGCGATCCTCGGCCGCTGGCAGGAAAACGACGCCCTCCAGATCGACCTGATCGAACGTTCGCCAGACCGCCTCTCGTTCGACGTGCTACGCTGCCGATATGCCGAGATGTATCGACGCCTGGGCCTCGAAGAGCTTGGGGCGACGCTCTCATGCCAGCGCGATTTCGCCCTCGCCGAAGGGTTCAGCTCCGAAATCGAGCTGGAGCGGACCCAAACGATCATGCAAGGCGCCACGCATTGCGATTTTCGGTTTCGTCGGGTCCCGCCCGGCGGTCATTCCTGATGGGTGGAAAACGAGTTCAGCCGACGACTTGTCCACGATGATAGAATCGTTCGAGGCGAATCAAAAGTCCTGAGGGTGGCGACCGCGAAGTCGCCGCAGGCCTCGAAGTCGTTCCCGGAGCCGAAACGTCCGGCCCCCAGCAGCGATCGCAACCCGATGCCAATCACATTCGTCGGCAATCCGGCCCCCCTGTTCGACCTCCCCCGAACGAGACTCCCCGACCCGCGCCGAGAGCGGGTGCGTCTGCTGGACTATAAGGGGAGGTGGCTCGTCGTGGTCTTCTATCCCCGCGACTTCTCGATGGTCTGCCCCACCGAGTTGAGCGCCCTGAGCCAGCGGAGCGAGGAGTTCGCCGCGATGAACTGCGACCTCCTGGGGATCAGTTGCGACTCCGTCGAGCTTCACGACCGCTGGATGACGACGTCGAAATCGCAGGGGGGGCTCGGCGGCTTGAACTTCCCCCTCGCCAGCGATCTCGACGGCAAGGTCTCCGAGGCCTACGGCGTGTTCGAGCCCCGCCAGAATCTGGCCGTCCGGGGCACGTTCATCGTGGATCCCGAGGGCCTGATCCAGTATCAGGTGGTCCACAGCCTGAGCATCGGCCGTCGCAGTCAGGAGGTCCTGCGGGTGCTTTCGGCGCTGCAGTCCGGAGGCCTCTGCCGGGAGGACTGGATGACCGACGGCTCGCACCTCGACCCGTACACGATCCTCGGCCCCGGGAACATCTTCTCGCACTATTACATGGAATCCGAGATCGGCGTCGGGAGCTTCGCGCGGGTCTATCTGGCGCGGGATCTCCAGCTCGACCGCCCGGTCGCGCTCAAGGTCTTCAAGCGCGACTGCCCGGTGACGCCGAGCACGGTCCTGGCCGAGGCTCGCTCGGTGGCGGCCCTGAATCATCCCAACATCTGCACCATCTACGCCGTCGACGACACGGCGGGCCTGCCGGTCATCGCGATGGAGTACATCCAGGGTCGCTCCCTCTCGCACCGCATGCGGGAGTCCGAGATGCGGATGGACGAGCGGCTGAGCGTCGCGCGGCAGATCGCCGGGGGGATGGCCGCCGCCCACGATTCCGGCATCGTCCACGGCGACTTGAAGCCCGAGAACATCATGGTCGGCCACGATGGGCTGGTGAAGGTCCTGGATTTCGGCCTCGCCCGGCGAATCCACCGCGTCAACCTCGTCGACGCGGACGAGACCGGCGAGTTGGGCCTGGCCGAGTCCGGCGACGGCGTTTTCGGGACCCCTCGCTACCTGGCTCCCGAGCAGACCCGGGGCGAGCCCGCGACCTTCGCCAGCGACGTTTTCTCCCTGGGAGCGGTCTTCTATGAGATGGCCACGGGCCGCCCCGCCTTCGCCGAGGGGAACGTCCTGCAGGTCATGGATCGCATCCGCAACGTCGACCCCGACGCGATGGCCTCCGAGGCCGGCGAGCCCTTCACCCCCCTGATCCGCAACATGCTCCTCCCCGATCCCACCGCACGCGACGTCGACATGCGCCGGATCGTCGCCGAGATCGACGCCGTCTGCGAGTCGGTCTAAGCGTCGACCGTCTCCTCCACACGCCGCAACCCGCCACCGACCCGACCGGAGCCCCCCGTGCCCCGACCCGCCGAACCGCCCCTCGCGATCTTCGACCACGACGGCGTACTCGTCGACACCCTGAAATTCCACCAGGATTCCTGGACGAAAATGGGGCGTGAGACGGGCCTCGCCGTGACGCCCGCGTTCATCCTGGAGACGTTTGGGATGACGAACGCCATGATCCTCCGCAAAATCCTGGGCGAGTCGCTCAGCGACGCCGACGTCGCCGCCTATTCGGATCGCAAGGAAGCCGCTTATCGCGACCTGGCCCGTGGCCGCATCGTCCTGATGGACGGCGTCCGGGACTTCCTCGACGAGCTGACCGGATCCGGCGTCCGGCTGGCGATCGGCTCCAGCGGAGTCCGGGCGAACCTGGAACTGACGGTGGAGGAGTGCGGCCTGCACGGCCGATTCGCGTCGATCGTCGCGGGCGAGGACGTGTCCCGGGGCAAGCCCGACCCTCAGGTGTTCCAGCTGGCCGCGTCGCGCGCGGAAGTCCCGACCTCGCGGGCGGTCGTCTTCGAAGACGCCCCGGTGGGGATCCGCGCGGCGAAGGCCGCCGGCATGCTCGCCGTCGGCGTCACGTCGAGCCATTCGGCCGAGGCCCTCTGGGCCGAGGGGGCCGACGAGGTAGTCGCCGACCTCCGCCGTTGCGACGTGCAGGCCCTGATCGCACGCCTGACGACCGCCCCCCCAGATCGCCGGCCGTCGTGAACCGTATGCACGTTCGACCCACTCCTCAAGCGCCGGGACGGGACGGCCCTCCGGCCCGGCTGCAGCGGACAGGGCCGCGATTCGGTCCCCATTGACAACGGAGAGTCCCGTTCGTTAACAAGCATAAATAGAGTCTGGACATAAGAAACGCCCGGCGCACACGCTTAGATCCGCATCGAAAAGCCTAACATCGGTAAAAATGTCATGACCATCCTCGCCGCCGAGGCTGATTTCTATCCCGAGGATTTGTGGCGGGAGAGAGCTCCAGGGACGCCCCGTCGCCCTGATTCGCTGTGGTGGTGCCTGCACACGAAGCCTCGCCAGGAGAAAGCCGTCGCGCGGGACCTGCGGGCGGCGGGGGTCGCTTTCTATTTGCCCCAGATCCTCAACGAACACCACACGCCCCGGGGACGCGCCGTGAAGTCGCTGCTCCCGATGTTCACGGGTTACATCTTCCTTTACGGCGACGATAAGGACCGGATGCAGGCGATCCAGGGAAATCGACTGGCCGGCGTGCTCCAGGTTTTCGACCAGGAGGGACTTGAGCAAGATCTGGTCCGGATCCATAAACTTCTCAGCTCGGGGTTGCCCCTGGTCGCGGAGCCGCGGACCCTTCCGGGGACGTTCGTGCGAATCAAGGAAGGCCCTCTCGCCGGGCTGGAAGGCAAGGTCAGTCGGCGAGGGAACGGTGATCATTTCGTCGCCATGGTCCGATTTCTTTCGCAGGGCGCGAGCGTCCAGCTTCAGGACTGGCAAGTCGAACCAATCGCCGCGGAGATCGGCGCATAACTCCCTCCGGCGAGCCCGGCCGAGGAGACTCCGGGGGCTTCCGCATCAGTCCTGTCGCGCTATGGGAAATTCGCCGCTCGACGACCCGGTCCCCTCGGAGGCGACCCCGGCCAGGCGGAGGACCATCCGCCGGATCAGTTTGCCGAAGACCGGCGTCGCCTTGCGTCCGGCCTCAAGGACGTCCTCATGGCGGACCGGCGCGGCCCCGACGCCGGCCGCCGTGTTCGTCACCAGGGCCATCCCCAGAACGTCCATCCCGGCCTGACGGGCGACGATCGCCTCGGGGACGGTGGACATCCCCACGACGTCCGCCCCCAACGTCCGCAGCATCCGAATCTCAGCCGGGGTCTCGTAGCTCGGGCCGGGGAGGCAGGCGTACACGGCCGAGACCAGGTTCACGCCCAATCGCTTCGCCTCCTCCTTGGCTGTATTCCGCAGCCGCTTCGAGTAGACCTCGGACATGTCCGGGAACCGTTCCCCGAGCCTCGGGTCGGCGGGCCCCCGGAGCGGATTGGAACCGATCAGGTTGATGTGGTCCGACAGGCAGACGAGATTGCCTGGGCGTAGATCGACGCGGACGCCCCCCGTCGCGGCGGTCAGGATCACCGTCTGCACCCCCAGACGCTGGAGCACCCGCATCGGGAAGGTGATGGTGCGAAGGTCGTAGCCTTCGTAATAGTGGAACCGCCCCTGGAGCAGCAGGGCCGAGGTCCCGTTGATCGAACCGATCACCGCGTTGCCGGCGTGCCCCTGGACGGTGGTCGTCGGGAAGTTCGGGATCCGAGAATACGGGACCACCGTCCGATCGCCGAACAACTCGACAAGCGCGTTGAGGCCGGAACCGAGCACGATCGCGACCGGCAAGGGTCGGCCCCCGGAAGCCTCGCGAAGCACGGCGGCGGCCTCATCGGCTCGGGCGACCAGGTCGGGGTTGGAAGACGACGGACTCATAGCAAAACCCCCGCGATGCAGGCGGACAGATAGTTGGCCAGGGTCCCGGCGAGGAGCGCTCGGGCGCCTAGCCTCGCCAGGTCCTTCCGACGTTCCGGCGCAAGCGCGCCGATGCCGCCGATCTGGATCCCGATGGAGCCGATATTGGCGAAGCCGCAGAGCGCGAAGCTGGCGATCACGAACGACCGATCCATCAGCTCGCGGCGCATCGCGGCCAACTGCTCGAACGCGACCAGTTCGTTGAGCACCACCCGCGTCCCCAGCAAACCGCCGATGCTCCGACAGTCCTCCCAGGGGACCCCGAGGAGGTAGGCGACCGGCGCGAGCGCCCAGCCGAACAGGTCTTCCAGCCTCCACCCCGTCGGATTCAATCCCAGGTTGACCAGGGCGACCAGGCCGACGAACGCGATGAGGACGGCCCCGATGTTGAGAGCCAGGTTGAGGCCGTCGCGCGTACCCCTCGCGGCGGCGTCGAGGAGGTTGGCGTCCTCGCGTTCCACCGGGATTCGGCCCCCGCCCAGGGTCTCCGGCTCGCCGGTCTCCGGCACGAGGATCTTCGCGAGGAGGATCGATCCGGGGGCCGTCATCACGACGGCCGTCAGGACGTGTCGCGGCTCGACGTGATAGGCGAAATAGGCCGCCATCACCCCGCCCGAAACGTGGGCCATGCCGGCCGTCATCACGGTCATCAACTCGGAGTTCGTGAGCTTCGACAGATAGGGACGGATTGTGAGCGGCGCCTCCGTCTGCCCCAGGAACATCGACGCCGCCACGTCCAGAGACTCGGCCCCGCTCGTCCCCATCAGCCAGGACATCGGCACGGCCACGACCCGCACCACCCACTGCATGACGCCCAGGTGATACAGGATCGCGAACAGGGCCGCGACGAAGACGACCGTGGGGAGGACGCGGAACGCGAAGACGAACCCCGCCGGCCCCTCGGCGTCGACGAGCCGCGCCCCGAAGACGAATCGCGACCCGTCCAGCGCGCATTCCAACACCGACTCGACGAGCCTCCCGGCCTCGCGCAAGACCCGCACCCCCATCGGAGCGCGAAGGACGAGGATCGCGAAGATCCACTGGAGGGAGAGCCCCCAGAAGACGACCCGTCGGGAGATCGCCCGACGATCCTCCGAGAGATAGACCGCGATCGCCAGGATCAGGCCCACGCCGACCAGCCCCCGGAGTCGGTCGGCCAGATCGTACAGGTCGAGGTCGCGCGACGCCGAGAATCGGACGCTCCAGGGACCGAGCGTCAGGCGATACCCCTTACGAACCTCCACCGCCTGGACTCGCACTCGGTCCGCTTTGGGCCGATCCTCTCCGACGAAGCCGGGGGCTGCATTCGCGGACGGGGCGGATTCGGCGGGGGGAGCCTCCTCGGCCCGGCCCGGCCCTCCCGTGACGAGGAGGACCGCGACGACGGCGGCGGCGGCGATCCAGACGGGGATGATCCTTCGCATCGCTTCGCCCCTGACGCGCCTCGCCGCCCAGGCGGCCCACAGGCTCACTCGCCGCCGGCGATCAGCCGGTCGACGATCAAGGCGGGAACCTCCACGCCGGCCTCCCCCAGGTGATAAGCGCCCTCGATCATCTCGCGGGCCCGATCCAATTCGGCCTCGTCGTCCACCAGGAGCGTGCAAAGCGGTTCGCCAGGCTCGACGCGATCGCCGAGCTTCTTGTGGAGGATCACCCCCACGGCCGGGTCGATCGCCGAGTCGACGCGGACGCGGCCCGCCCCCAGGAGCATCGAGGCCTCGCCGATCGGCCGAGCGTCGAGCCGGGAGATCCAGCCGGGGCGATCGGCCTTCAGCTCGACCTTCCGCCGGGGTTGGGGCAGA includes:
- a CDS encoding purine-nucleoside phosphorylase, translated to MSPSSSNPDLVARADEAAAVLREASGGRPLPVAIVLGSGLNALVELFGDRTVVPYSRIPNFPTTTVQGHAGNAVIGSINGTSALLLQGRFHYYEGYDLRTITFPMRVLQRLGVQTVILTAATGGVRVDLRPGNLVCLSDHINLIGSNPLRGPADPRLGERFPDMSEVYSKRLRNTAKEEAKRLGVNLVSAVYACLPGPSYETPAEIRMLRTLGADVVGMSTVPEAIVARQAGMDVLGMALVTNTAAGVGAAPVRHEDVLEAGRKATPVFGKLIRRMVLRLAGVASEGTGSSSGEFPIARQD
- a CDS encoding NupC/NupG family nucleoside CNT transporter; translation: MRRIIPVWIAAAAVVAVLLVTGGPGRAEEAPPAESAPSANAAPGFVGEDRPKADRVRVQAVEVRKGYRLTLGPWSVRFSASRDLDLYDLADRLRGLVGVGLILAIAVYLSEDRRAISRRVVFWGLSLQWIFAILVLRAPMGVRVLREAGRLVESVLECALDGSRFVFGARLVDAEGPAGFVFAFRVLPTVVFVAALFAILYHLGVMQWVVRVVAVPMSWLMGTSGAESLDVAASMFLGQTEAPLTIRPYLSKLTNSELMTVMTAGMAHVSGGVMAAYFAYHVEPRHVLTAVVMTAPGSILLAKILVPETGEPETLGGGRIPVEREDANLLDAAARGTRDGLNLALNIGAVLIAFVGLVALVNLGLNPTGWRLEDLFGWALAPVAYLLGVPWEDCRSIGGLLGTRVVLNELVAFEQLAAMRRELMDRSFVIASFALCGFANIGSIGIQIGGIGALAPERRKDLARLGARALLAGTLANYLSACIAGVLL